The Dissulfurirhabdus thermomarina DNA window CATGGCCAGTGTGCCGGTTCTCTTTCCCATGCCTGTACCTCCTTGTCCCGGCGCGGATGCGCCGGCAGCGTTTCCGGTCCGGGCGGACGGCACCCGGGCGGCGCCTGCGCCGTTCGGGGTTCATACCGCCGGGGTCCGGATCCGGGTAAAGACGACTCCATCCACCTCTTCTTGTTTCGGAACCGGGAAGACCCGCGATAAAAAATGTACCTTGGCGTACCCGTTGGAAATTGTTCAATATTGCTGTTTGAATTCGGGAAATGATGCGTAAAACGACTTGAGAATGGCTCCTTCCTTCGTGTTTCCTGGAAAAACGACCGATGCAATGCGGCCGGTCACGGGGTGTGCGGCACCCGGCGCGGGGATCAACCGGCGGGTGGGGCGGCGGCCCCGGGCCTTCCCGGCCGTGATGCTTGCCCCTGGTTTTTCCGTACTTTTTTCTTGATTCCCGGGCGGAGTTGTCGGACAATGAATTTGATCGGCGCGGGTGGCCGCGCCGGAGCTGGGGGCTGGTCATGGGCGAGCATCGACGGAGTCGGCGCGTGCGCTTCCGGAGAAGGGCCCGGGTGGTGGCCTTGGACCGTGCCGCCCCCCCGGTGGAGAGCGACCGGACCCGGGACATCAGCCTGACGGGGTTTTACTGTTACACGCCGGGCGGGCTCCCGGTGGGGACCGCCTGCCTGGTGGAACTCCGCCTCTCCGGCATGAGTTCCGACCTGGTCCTGCGCATGAACGGGGAGGTGGTCCGCAGGGACCGGGAGGGCATGGGGATCCGGTTTCGCTCCCTGGACTCGGACAGCCGTTTCCACCTGGAGCACATCCTCGAGGAACTGACGGCCCTGGCGGCAGATGTCTACGGCGATTCGCGGGCCCCGGTCCCCCCCGCCCCTCGAGGGGTCGCCCGGGGGAGCCATGGATAGCCGGGCGGGGGAGGAGGCCTGGAGATGAAGGGAAACGCGCGGGACAACCGCCGGAACGTCCGGGTGCCCTTCCGGCGCTCGGTGGTCCTCCGGGCCCTCGAGGGCGAGCTCGAGCCCATCGAGAGCGACCGGACCCGGGACATCAGCCTCCGGGGGGTCTACTGCTACTGTGACCGGAGGTTCCCCGTGGGGACCGCCTGCGAGGTGGAGCTCAGGCTTTCGGGTACCAGCTCGGAGCTCAGCCTCCGGATCGAGGGCGAGGTGGCCCGGGTGGACGAAGAGGGGTTGGCCGTGGCCTTCCGTGGAATGGACCTCGACAGCCTTTTCCACCTGAAGAATATCCTTTACTATAACACCGGCCGGCCCGAGCTGATCGACGAGGAGCTGGCCGCGTCCCCGTAAGGCGCGCCTTACGGCCGCGGCCCCGCCGCCGTGGTCCGCCCGGGGCGCCCGAAAGGGCGCCTTCTCTTTTTTGAAAGGCCTTGGATGATGGCCTCGTCTAAAAGAGGCCTCTGAGTGGATGGCCAAGCGAAAGTCGCCACATGCAAGGCGCGAGGATGTGGAGTAATGGGGCGTACTTGGGTGCGCCGCAATGACGAGGGCATCCGAAGCACCACAGCAGCCCGCGCATTTTTCGATGCCATCTGAAAAGGCCCGGGCGGGACCGCCGGGCCGCGCCCCAGGACCCGAGATGGACGATACCGCATTCGACCCGGTGGCCAGGGTGATGGAACTCGCCCTGCCCACCCCTTCCCTGTCCGACAACCGGAGTCACGAGGCCCGCCTCCGGGAGGCCCTCGCCCGGGAGCTGGGCGCCCGGCCCGCTCTTCCCCTCGCGGCCTGCCGGGAACTGGCCGCCGTGCTCCCCCGGCACGGCTACCGGGTACAGGTCGCGGTGGTGGACGGGCCCTGCGGGTGGGAGGTGGCCTGGGCGGCCCCGCCGGGGGCGGAGGCCCGGGCCCTCGGATTGGCCGTGGACCTCGGCAGTACCACCGTGGTCTTTTACCTGGTGGACCTCCGGGACGGGGAGGTCCTGGGGGTGGCCTCGCATCCGAACCCGCAGGCGGCCCACGGCGAGGACATCCTCTCCCGGATCCACTTCGCCGGGCGCGGGGACGGGCTCCGGGTGCTCCAGCGGGAGGTGGTCTCCCTCTTCAACGAGGCCATGCGCTCGCTCGCCGCCGAGGCCGGGGGGGAGCCCGCCGACATCCTCTACACGGCCGTTGCGGGCAACACCACCATGTGCCACTTCCTCCTCGGCCTCGATCCCGGCCACATCTGCCGTGAGCCCTATCTCCCGGCGGCCGGGGGCTTCGACCTGGTGCGCCCGGGGGAGCTGGGCCTCGAGGCGCATCCCGGCGGGTGGGTCTACTGCTTTCCGAACACGGGGAGCTACTTCGGGGGGGACATCCTGGCGGGGCTCTTGGCGGCGGGGCTCCACCGGGGGGAGGAACTGGCCATGTTCGTGGACGTGGGGACCAACGCCGAGGTGGTGCTCGGCAACCGCGACTGGCTGGTGGCCTGCGCCGGGGCCGCCGGGCCGGCCCTCGAGGGCGGGATCCTGGCCTGCGGCACCCGGGCCCGGCCCGGGGCCGTGGAACGGGTGGACATCGATCCCGATACCCTGGAACTCACCTACCGGACCATCGGGGGCGGCCCGCCCGTCGGGATCTGCGGCTCCGGGGTCATCGACCTCCTGGCCGCCATGTTCCTTGCGGGTCTCGTGGAACCGACGGGGAAGCTCGTCCCCGAACGAGATCCCCGGCGCATGCGGCGGATCGGGGGGGAATGGGCCTACGTCCTGGCCGACGAGGCGGCCGGCGGCGCCGGGACCCCCGTCTACATCAGCCAGAGCGACGTCAAGAACCTCATCCGGTCCAAGGGGGCCATGTACACCATCCTGAACGTGGTGGTCCAGAGCGTGGGGGTGGGCTTCGAGGACATCCGGCGCTTCTACGTGGCCGGCGCCTTCGGGAGCTACATCGACCCCGCCCGCGCCGTGGCCATCGGGATGCTGCCGGACGTGCCCCTCGACCGGTTCCAGGGCCTCGGCAATGCCGCCGGCGAAGGGGCCGTCGCG harbors:
- a CDS encoding PilZ domain-containing protein gives rise to the protein MGEHRRSRRVRFRRRARVVALDRAAPPVESDRTRDISLTGFYCYTPGGLPVGTACLVELRLSGMSSDLVLRMNGEVVRRDREGMGIRFRSLDSDSRFHLEHILEELTALAADVYGDSRAPVPPAPRGVARGSHG
- a CDS encoding PilZ domain-containing protein, giving the protein MKGNARDNRRNVRVPFRRSVVLRALEGELEPIESDRTRDISLRGVYCYCDRRFPVGTACEVELRLSGTSSELSLRIEGEVARVDEEGLAVAFRGMDLDSLFHLKNILYYNTGRPELIDEELAASP
- a CDS encoding ASKHA domain-containing protein, which translates into the protein MDDTAFDPVARVMELALPTPSLSDNRSHEARLREALARELGARPALPLAACRELAAVLPRHGYRVQVAVVDGPCGWEVAWAAPPGAEARALGLAVDLGSTTVVFYLVDLRDGEVLGVASHPNPQAAHGEDILSRIHFAGRGDGLRVLQREVVSLFNEAMRSLAAEAGGEPADILYTAVAGNTTMCHFLLGLDPGHICREPYLPAAGGFDLVRPGELGLEAHPGGWVYCFPNTGSYFGGDILAGLLAAGLHRGEELAMFVDVGTNAEVVLGNRDWLVACAGAAGPALEGGILACGTRARPGAVERVDIDPDTLELTYRTIGGGPPVGICGSGVIDLLAAMFLAGLVEPTGKLVPERDPRRMRRIGGEWAYVLADEAAGGAGTPVYISQSDVKNLIRSKGAMYTILNVVVQSVGVGFEDIRRFYVAGAFGSYIDPARAVAIGMLPDVPLDRFQGLGNAAGEGAVAALRRRSARAEVEELRERITYLEMNVRGDFMSQLTGALFLPHTDLKRFPSVAARLQGR